The Mustela erminea isolate mMusErm1 chromosome 6, mMusErm1.Pri, whole genome shotgun sequence genome includes a region encoding these proteins:
- the APOL6 gene encoding apolipoprotein L6, whose product MDRNSSTLGWQEPLDEEAGMESPRDQEDILLQQQDRDLSAEEIIFLEEFPILKEELEEEIRELYALADNIDTAHKRVTKTNMVATSITVVSDTMSILGLVLAPTTIGGSLMLSAAGKALGTAASLTSIFTDVMEHFQNQEARTRASSLVPTCGHEVTEAQEKAFHAISVGKKAFSCGSNIRDVKRNIRAFQVARAHPRLATAAKRLLTTGQLSARRSSQVQRVFKGTGVVVKKSARVLCGAVTGFSLCHDVVTLLRDWRQLKEGAGTKMAEELRARAWELEDQLTELTQQYESLQQQNLLQEERPRISSSGGAPGSLARSPDRRGEAGPQATGED is encoded by the exons ATGGACCGAAACAGCTCAACTTTGGGGTGGCAGGAGCCCCTGGACGAGGAGGCAGGGATGGAAAGCCCGAG GGACCAGGAGGACATTCTTCTGCAGCAACAAGATAGAGACCTGTCGgctgaagaaataatatttttggagGAGTTTCCCATCCTCAAAGAGGAGCTAGAAGAGGAAATTAGAGAGCTCTATGCCCTTGCAGACAACATCGACACAGCCCACAAAAGAGTCACCAAGACCAACATGGTGGCCACCTCCATCACTGTGGTCTCAGACACCATGAGCATCCTGGGTCTGGTCCTCGCGCCAACAACAATAGGAGGAAGTCTCATGCTCTCTGCCGCTGGTAAAGCTCTGGGGACAGCAGCCAGCCTCACCAGCATCTTCACTGACGTTATGGAACACTTCCAGAATCAAGAAGCTCGAACCCGGGCCAGCAGCCTAGTGCCCACCTGTGGCCACGAGGTCACGGAGGCTCAGGAAAAGGCCTTCCATGCCATAAGTGTCGGAAAGAAGGCCTTCAGCTGTGGAAGTAACATCAGGGATGTCAAGAGGAACATCCGTGCCTTTCAGGTGGCCAGAGCCCACCCGCGCCTGGCCACTGCCGCCAAGCGTCTCCTGACCACCGGCCAACTCTCGGCCCGAAGGAGCAGTCAGGTGCAAAGGGTCTTTAAGGGCACAGGGGTGGTGGTAAAGAAAAGTGCTCGCGTGCTGTGTGGAGCTGTgactggcttctccctctgccacgaCGTGGTCACCCTCCTGAGAGACTGGAGGCAACTGAAGGAAGGAGCAGGAaccaagatggcagaagagcTGAGGGCCCGTGCTTGGGAGCTGGAAGACCAGCTGACAGAACTCACCCAGCAATACGAGAGCCTCCAGCAGCAG aACCTCCTGCAAGAGGAAAGGCCCAGGATCTCATCTTCAGGCGGAGCCCCGGGGTCTCTGGCTCGGTCCCCAGACAGGCGTGGGGAAGCGGGACCCCAGGCGACAGGAGAGGATTAG